The DNA segment TCATGAAAAGTAGGTCCAAAGAGTTTtagattattaataatttagtactAAGTGATACTATTTTTGTTCCTAATGTAGTGAAGTTTCTAAATGTACATTTAGGTGGGGATATTGGGATGTgcataaattttgtatttttctctGATACTTTTACAGTGTAATCCGCGTGGAAAGTAAGTGCGTTGGTTCCTAAGTTCATGATGATTAAAGACTGGATTCGAAATCTAAGTTCACTGGAGAAAGTGAAAATATGGGGCATTCATTTTGCTTATGAACTGTTTAACTTTAATCACGTAATTATCATACATGGAGTTTGATAAGGATCTTCAATGAAATCCTTACCACACAATTGTGTTAGGTTAtagatttattaatatttaccCCTTCTCGATAAAAATAAGATTATATTTTAAGAAATTGTgctttcaataataataataataatgttaattataaataagtaacaatGTTGTTCACTTGATTTTCTCTTCTGAAAGAACTACTACTCTGGATTAGAATTGTTGTTGTTTGATTTGAGAATAGGTATGTTAAGAACAGAATTTCAATTTAGAACGGCTATCATTTAGTGTAGTTGTCATTTGAGAACAATTATGTagcacccctaacctatatccgttgTCGGATTAGGATCACGAAGTATTATaacacatatcaaaacaattaatTTCATTAGGCCATTCAAATCCACATTTCATTAATAGCATAATTACATTTATGAACATTAAATTAAACTTACgcggccttaaaaatagtttagattACGACGCGCATCAAAACAATTAACATAAATGTAAGCTCAATTTCTAAACTATTtagaaaatggaaagttgtcttctTTATCTCCTTTAAAAATTGCAAAAAGTTTAATCTAATCTAATGGtaaattgcattttgccctcctaaaatttaaatttcatttttttcccctctaaaatgaaagatttataatttaatcccttaagAAATTGTAAGATTTTATGTTAAAACAATGATACAATTTCATTTTAGTTATAATCAGATCCGACTCCCAAAACAAAATTAGCGTTATCCCTAACCAATGGTGCATGAGACATATGAATTGATTAGACCGGAAATCAATTGAAATGCGAACCGATACAAACTAATTGAATCCACTTAAAATACTTattgaatcaatttttttaataaatttttaatcgaACCAACGAATAAATGATTTAACCGATTCGATTATCaatctaattctaaaaatattaatgatatatcaaatattattatttttttaaatataatggtGTTCAAAACTTTACTCCTAGAATGAACATACATAGATAATTATTGAGTGacaaaaagtgtaaaatgcatGCATTTGAAAGTTGATTGCTTTTAAGTTAGGCAGATTTGCACCCTAAGTTAATTTCTTGACTGCGCCTCCAATCCCACTATGGAACTCAACATTTTATATTCTTCCCTCTTGTCCTCTACCCTTAGGGTTTTGgggtttttattatttaatttaactttaatataatttgatttttttcaaatgGAGTGTCTGATTTTGACAAACGCTAATATCATTaacattaaatcataaaaaaattaaactagcaattaatttttatcaaattaatcttaaaatttgaattaaacagTAAAAAGTTATTATCGTTACCTTTTAGtgccaaaatatataatttttgtcaaaCATAAGTACAATATTAGACTAAAACTAACACAAGTACCACATTAAAAAAGTGTTAAACTTAAGcacaaaataatatattaagcTATAACAAGAATTTGAAAACTTGATTTGATCAAtccaaacttcaattattttcgATTTAGTTTGACCCTAAAAATTAATAGTTTGAACCCAAATTTGAAATGATTCGAACTCAAAGTAACTTGAACCTAAAATGACGTGAGACGTGAACTTAAAGTGATCAAAACTTAAAACAATCCAAACTCATGACCGAGTATTGAGCCAAATGATCCAAATCTTAGATTTATTCAAACCCAAATATCCAAGTCTAAAATTGAGCCAAACACTAGTAAAAATACCATAGAGGCTTTGGTACTAAGAGTCGGATTGGATTTTGCACTCTCTacataaaaaatgagcaaattagttcctatacattagatcaaagaacaagctggtctttctgttaaaaattcatctatttctactgttaaaaactgttCCATGTACATCAGTATGGGGGCACACCATGTGTAACTATCTTGTAATTCTATCAACCacaacaatttttaataataaaaatagatgaaatttttaacgaaaaagataaatttattatttaatttaatttacagaaattaatttatctatttttaaataaaaaaataaaatacacttTGGAGGAAAAGGTCCAATCTTGAACAGAATTATTTGTATCATATGATTTGGGCTTGggtattagaaaaaaataaagtccTCTACTTTTGTAATTCAAAGGTCCAAACTTTTTTTCTCTCAAAGACGAAATAGAGAAGCAAAACCCAAGCTTCTACTGTACCCAAAAGAATACCCTCATTTCCCAATCCGAATCCCTTCTCCGATTCTCTTCCTTTTTGTGGAAAATCAATTACATAGTCTTTGACAACGAATTGGGTTTCTTACAGTTAAGGTTAAATCACTCTCATTTCCCAGTTTTGATTAACATCTCTGCTTTTATTCACATCTAAGACGACAAAAATGATTACAAACTTCAATGGGTTTGGTGTTGGCATTGGTATACCCATGTTTATTTTACACTTCTTTTCAATATTCTATTAAATTAAGTTTCTTGCCTTTGAgcattttttctgttttttttttgtcaattttgttcaCAGGTTTTGGTGTTGGGTGTGGTTTTGGAGTTGGATGGGGTTTTGGAGGTCTGTTTTCTTTAATCCAccttcaatttctgttttttagcTTAATCAATGCATAAAGTTTTTcaatttggttgaaaattttgtacCTTTATTATTCGTGTTTTTTCATTCAAGTAAAAGTTTCATAATTTGTGAGACATGGACTTTGGACATAGAGGAATTTCATAGACTCTTGTTTTTTTTGCTTTGATTGTGGTAAAGTAGCAGGGAGACCCTTGTACTAGTAGGAGTTTGATGGTTATTCTTTCAGCTATGTCTGTtttacagggactaatttgttcatttttttagtagagagggCAAAATACAATCTGAGACTTAGGGGCCTCCACGATACTTTTACCCCTTGGGTGTTGATGTTAGTTGAAGGTTATAATTTTTAACTGCATGATGATATTAAGCATTTGCATACTCTAGATTGAATTGTTGATGTCAAATGAGAATGAAGTACCAATGATGATCCCTTCATCATCAttcagggtttagggttttgtttttgttgtttcatCTATAGAGTCTTTATCTTTGCTGGAATCATGATAGTTAGAAGGTTACGAGGCAAGAATGCATCAATGCATATTGAATCAATAATGGAGTTTGTGTCTTTGTAGTATCTTTTCTTTAATGAAGTGGATGGGATTTCCAGCCCTTCGTTTTTGTTATCTTTTTGTCTTTATCAGCTAGTAAGAATATCATTAAGGATGTTGACACTAATATGTTGAATTTCGATTATAAATGGTTTATTGCTGTTGACCCATTACGGTTTTGCCTTCAATGTTCTACAATCTTACGTTTACTAGACATCTTTATTAATGCTATTTGTGATTCGTTTCTCACCTGCAGGTATGCCTTTGAATATCTTAGGATTCGGTGCAGGTATTGCTTTAATACTTACTCAACTAAAACAAACCCTTCGTTTATTAATGCTAATGCTAATGAATTATTCTCTATGCGAAGGTGGTGGCTGTGGGATTGGTTTTGGCCTCGGATGGGGCTTTGGGTCTGCCTATGGTAGTCAATACAGATCCTCTAGGGTGACATTCCAAGGCTTAGAATTTGGCAAAGATGACCGAAGGCAGAACGGTAAGTTAAACGAAAAACCAAAAAACACCAAAGAAAATCGTCTGTCGCAGTAATTTTGTTTTTCCCTCGGTTTGGAgttaaaatgaaaaatcaaaaaacaccaatgagatatgaaatttatataaatgTTGTATTTGTTTTTACACTTCAATAACAATGGAGTCTTTGCTTAGAATTGTGATCCCTTGATTAATTCCCTTCATTTTATCTTCAAGTTGCCAGTCCTTTTGATTGTTGGTGTTAAAAATGATCATAGGAAAGAGAATtaccatcttcaaattcaataaatttgGAAAATGGGAAATTATCATTGCCATGTTGAATGATTTTGGGGAATGCAGGCGTTCATGAACTTATATATGGTATCAGCTTTATATATTGATTTCTCAAACTTGGTCCAACTATTTGAGTTCCAAATTTTGTTTAAACTTGTAAAATGCTTAACCTAAACATTTTTAGGCTCAttcatatgttttaatttttataaatatatgtttttatttcatatttaataaatttatatatgtttattaacattttaagtgtaaacaatttaaatattttttaatatttacattatagtagcataaatttttatataaaaacttatTATTAATTTGGTGTTACGAGTTAattaaatatcaacttaattaagtaaaagactaaaaattgaaatttcttttaatttttaagaaaatataattataagcataatcattatatttaatttttgtatataattttttatttaaaaataaagcatatagtttcaaataaatatatcgactttaaaaaaaaagttacacTGTTAGTCATTAAGATATGGTTAAGTTGTTTTGTTTTGGCCATTTAATTAAAAGAAGTTATAATTTGACCAATAAGTTAATCaaaagtttttcattttaaatcatttCCCGTTAAATTGATGCTATATGATTTATTCTATTCACATTGCATGCACtaattgaaagttttttttttctctcttcttttataatttaacttttttttataaaatagtatTGGATGTCACAAATctacaaatcaaaattcaaacaggTTTTGTCTCCAAAACTATTCGCCAAATTAACTTGAATCTAAGGCATATTCTTGTATTCGTCGATGGATACTAATCTACCATACCAATCGTCACTTGGAGTTCGCCggcaaaatttaaaaacaaacaatttaataatccaataatttaaataaaaacttttaaaatagttcaataaattaaatagaactttagaataatttagtgattaaattgtaaCTTTATTTTtcgaatataatatttttattcaaatcattttAGATATCGGACaaacttttaaattttgagtGATAACATAAAACTGCAGTTAATTCATAAGAGGACTTTGATTATGTCAAACCAAAAATCATAACTTGTACCTTAAGCAACCTTATAGCCTACTTTATGACATTAGGATCATGCTTTTCACATTCAACCATGAGAAACTTCAAGCAAGATAATTCACTTACCTGAATACTAAAAACATCTCCCCAACCCCAATCAACATCAAAACatacaaaaactaaaacaaaatacaTAGAAACGAACAAGGCCAATGCCTCCACAATTTAAAACTTGAGGGGCACTTTATTACAAGACAACAAGATGATGTTCCAAATGTTTAGCCAACAAATATTCATAATGTTTAGACATTCCTTCACGTTATTTCGATTTTAAGTTAAATTCACACATTAGTAGCATACAAATCATTTCAGTTACTAGAAACATGGGTGCTTCACCCTTTTTATTTACATGCATAATATACAACAATCAATAGTTTCAATTTTTAACCACACGGCGACGTAAACAGGGATTTATAGATAAACAAGGGATAGATTATTCAGTCTAAGGATGATATTTATAATTGGTGGTAAAATATAGTCTTGTTTCTGACCAAGGAGAATGGCCCCTGCGGTCTTGGGGGGAGATGAAATCAGGGCGATGCTCTAATCAGTCTTTGGCCTGAAATTTCATACatgaagttatatatatatataccagaAGCAGCCTTATGATCAAATAAGTATTCAGACAGACATTAGTTCCAATTCGACATTTTCAAATACGACTATGGATTGTGTGAGAGCTATTGCAGTTTAGGCAATTCAACTACTGGACCCTCGAAAAACTGAAGAGCATATCAAATGAAAAGCAACCGTTAAACGTATTATCAAAGGTAAAATAAATGGCCTAAAAGTGTGTCCACAACTTAAATTCGTAGGCCATCCAGTTTTTTTAGTTTCCTTCTTAAAAGCTTGGTGTTTTACATATTTTTTGCATATGACTACAAATCTCGAGACATTTAGGTGCTCTAGTGTCCTTTTCATTCTACATACGTTCCAAAGGGAGGAGGTGAAATGAAATTTATACCTGCTTCTCACGGCTTGCGCTCTCAGTTATGTCACCACCTGCTGGAGCAGTATTCGAGTCTGCATTCCTGCAGGACATGAAACAAGTGGCTCAACATTTTCAGTATGATAAATAATGACATTAGTGAAAAGATAATAGAGGATTGCCAATATCAAACCACCTTTCATGCATAAAAATGGCCTGCTTATCTGGAAATGAATCTATATCAGGAGCCACAGAACCAGCAACGCCTTGGTCTGCAGATTCCAATTTCCGCTCTCCCTATACAAATATTAGTGTCAATCCAAAATATTCTCGGTAAAAGAAGTCACCAAAGAAATCAAACAAAGCCTACAGGAGACTCACATCGGAAGTATCTTTCGTCCACCCCGGAACTTTATCTGAAACAAGGGCAACATACTGCTCCATAGCCGCCTCTGGACTCATGTTCCCCAGCTTTTGCCAAGCATTCCTTGCACAATGCAAGCAGTGCTGTCCATCACTCATACATAGCAGCTGTCAACCCTGTTATTATAACTACCAATCAAGCTATACCGTCTAATTTGGTATAGGCTTAGAACCTAACGTGTCCTAAGTTTGACGCAATTTC comes from the Gossypium hirsutum isolate 1008001.06 chromosome A06, Gossypium_hirsutum_v2.1, whole genome shotgun sequence genome and includes:
- the LOC107930540 gene encoding protein TRIGALACTOSYLDIACYLGLYCEROL 5, chloroplastic, which codes for MITNFNGFGVGIGFGVGCGFGVGWGFGGMPLNILGFGAGGGCGIGFGLGWGFGSAYGSQYRSSRVTFQGLEFGKDDRRQNGKLNEKPKNTKENRLSQ